Proteins encoded within one genomic window of Empedobacter falsenii:
- a CDS encoding DUF2490 domain-containing protein gives MISITRKISIVAAFLFTISNSFGQLSPPGLGKAKTASWAAFGVQHKLDSTGNKYAVAYVGMGRKSSPDNYNPVDKPAILVLNYEIYNKFKSNQQYSYAISYRRQNEFDSEAPFHKEGIEQEFRVYGRYAYTANLGKLKWKNTIRQEFRKFFDADFNEVDENFQLRTRVKSQLTYPISDKNKQSLALSAEGLFATSYMNDVEKHWTKYAYKEMRLGLYYMFQIPNSPLTMDIGYVNNLIRNYSEAKSGVHYVAVDLVWKLP, from the coding sequence ATGATTTCAATTACACGCAAAATAAGCATTGTTGCTGCCTTTTTATTCACGATTAGTAATAGTTTTGGACAACTAAGTCCTCCAGGTTTAGGGAAAGCTAAAACCGCTTCTTGGGCTGCTTTTGGCGTGCAACATAAGTTAGATTCTACAGGAAATAAATATGCGGTTGCATATGTTGGAATGGGACGAAAAAGTTCGCCAGATAATTATAATCCAGTTGATAAACCTGCAATTTTAGTCTTGAATTATGAGATTTACAATAAATTCAAGTCTAATCAACAATATAGTTATGCGATAAGCTATCGTCGTCAAAATGAATTTGATTCCGAAGCACCTTTTCACAAAGAAGGAATAGAGCAGGAGTTTAGAGTTTATGGGCGTTATGCGTATACTGCGAATTTAGGAAAGTTGAAATGGAAGAATACAATTAGACAAGAATTCAGAAAGTTTTTTGATGCTGATTTTAATGAAGTTGATGAAAACTTTCAGTTAAGAACACGTGTGAAATCGCAATTAACGTATCCAATTTCTGATAAGAATAAACAATCTTTAGCGCTTAGTGCCGAAGGTTTATTTGCGACGAGTTATATGAACGATGTGGAAAAACATTGGACAAAATATGCGTACAAAGAAATGCGTTTGGGACTTTATTATATGTTCCAAATTCCGAATTCTCCATTGACGATGGATATTGGTTATGTTAACAACTTGATTAGGAATTATTCAGAAGCGAAATCGGGTGTGCATTATGTTGCAGTAGATTTGGTTTGGAAGCTTCCGTAG
- the ureA gene encoding urease subunit gamma, translating to MHLTPRELEKLMLHTAGELALKRKARGVKLNYPESIALISHFILEGARDGKRVAELMQEGANILTTDDVMPGVAEMIHDVQVEATFPDGTKLVTVHNPIR from the coding sequence ATGCATTTAACACCACGCGAATTAGAAAAGCTAATGTTACATACTGCTGGAGAGCTTGCGTTGAAACGTAAAGCAAGAGGCGTAAAATTAAATTATCCAGAATCTATTGCGCTTATCAGCCACTTTATTTTGGAAGGTGCAAGAGATGGGAAACGAGTTGCAGAATTGATGCAAGAAGGTGCAAACATCTTAACAACTGACGATGTAATGCCAGGAGTTGCAGAAATGATACACGATGTACAAGTGGAGGCGACTTTTCCTGACGGAACAAAGTTGGTAACGGTTCATAATCCTATTCGTTAA